From Xiphophorus hellerii strain 12219 chromosome 20, Xiphophorus_hellerii-4.1, whole genome shotgun sequence, the proteins below share one genomic window:
- the ip6k2b gene encoding inositol hexakisphosphate kinase 2b: MRMSPALEALMQADGTPYSGKGVMLEPFVHQVGGHSCVLRFGEQTICKPLIPREHQFYKNLPLEMRKFTPQYKGVVSVSFEEDEEGNLCLIAYPLHSESVDLENKDPSADCQEPKSKMLKWSNKKQSPLLQEKENYSKDRVRNSRKEDKIMSYNRDEVQQQQAEVLYFSLEKGNVVSQIKHNPWSLKCHQQHLQRMKENAKHRNQYKFILLENLTWRYRVPCVLDLKMGTRQHGDDASEEKKANQIRKCQQSTSASIGVRLCGMQVYQSDSGQLMFMNKYHGRKLTLAGFKEALYQFFHNGRRLRHELLSPVLRRLREMQAALEACESYRFYSSSLLIIYDGDPPRTPARPRHRGGEEGDEDEPSDEEEEECEEEGAFGFPRSSSTSAAGGLSGSGSSHSSHGAGEVSSPEVDVRMIDFAHTTCRHYGEDSVVHEGQDSGFIFGLQNLITIISQLEEHSTD; encoded by the exons ATGAGGATGAGTCCCGCTTTGGAAGCCCTCATGCAGGCGGACGGGACTCCCTATTCGGGGAAGGGGGTGATGCTTGAGCCCTTCGTGCACCAGGTGGGAGGCCACTCCTGCGTGCTGCGCTTCGGGGAACAGACGATATGCAAACCCCTCATCCCCCGGGAGCACCAGTTCTACAAAAACCTGCCTCTGGAGATGAGGAAATTCACCCCTCAATATAAAG GTGTTGTGTCGGTTAGTTTCGAAGAAGACGAGGAAGGAAACCTGTGCCTCATCGCCTACCCTCTCCATAGTGAATCTGTGGACTTGGAAAACAAAGACCCTTCGGCGGACTGCCAAGAACCCAAGAGCAAGATGCTGAAATGGAGCAACAAGAAGCAGTCCCCGTTGCTGCAGGAGAAGGAAAACTACAGCAAAGACAGAGTTCGAAACAGCAGAAAAGAGGACAAAATCATGAG TTATAATCGTGATgaggtccagcagcagcaggctgagGTTTTGTACTTCAGCTTGGAGAAAGGCAACGTGGTGTCACAGATCAAACACAACCCATGGAGTCTGAAGTGTCACCAACAGCATTTGCAGAGGATGAAGGAAAACGCAAAGCATCGCAACCAATACA AATTTATTCTGTTGGAAAACCTGACGTGGCGCTACAGAGTCCCGTGTGTGTTAGATTTAAAGATGGGGACCCGCCAACATGGAGACGATGCTTCAGAGGAAAAGAAAGCCAATCAGATCCGGAAGTGTCAACAGAGCACATCAGCATCTATTGGAGTGCGGCTCTGTGGGATGCAG GTGTACCAGTCAGACTCCGGCCAGCTAATGTTCATGAACAAGTACCACGGGCGAAAGCTGACCCTTGCTGGTTTCAAGGAGGCTCTCTACCAGTTCTTCCACAATGGCCGCCGCCTTCGTCACGAGCTGTTGTCCCCGGTTCTGCGCCGGCTTCGGGAGATGCAGGCCGCCCTGGAGGCCTGCGAGTCCTACCGCTTCTACTCCAGCTCGCTGCTCATCATCTACGACGGCGACCCTCCCAGGACTCCAGCCAGACCCAGACATCGAGGAGGGGAGGAAGGCGATGAGGATGAGCCATctgatgaagaagaggaggaatgCGAAGAGGAAGGAGCGTTTGGATTCCCTCGCTCTTCCTCCACCAGTGCAGCCGGTGGTCTGTCTGGCAGCGGCAGCAGTCACTCCTCGCATGGAGCAGGAGAGGTCAGCAGCCCCGAAGTGGACGTGCGCATGATTGACTTTGCTCACACCACATGTCGGCACTACGGAGAGGACAGTGTGGTCCACGAAGGCCAAGACAGCGGCTTCATCTTTGGCCTCCAGAATCTGATAACCATCATTTCTCAGCTGGAGGAGCACAGCACTGACTGA
- the LOC116710307 gene encoding protein transport protein Sec61 subunit alpha-like isoform X1: MGRKFLEVMKPFCAVLPEVQKPERKIQFSEKVLWSSITLFIFLEGSQIPIFGIRSLNSADPFHWMRAILASKRGTLMELGISPIVTSGLIMQLLAGAKIIEVGDTPKDRALFNGAQKLFGMIITIGQAIVYVMTGMYGDPSEMGAGICLFIIIQLFVGGLILRLLDELLEKGYGLDSRTPLFIATNTCGTIMWKAFSPTTVNTGNNTEHEGAVIALFHLLATRTDKVRALQEAFCRQNLPNLMNLIATVFVFAVVIYLEGFRIDLPIKSARYFGQYNTYPIKLLYTSYIPLFLQSALVSNLYVISYLLFTRFSGNFLVDLLGTWSEAGGSARIKPVRGLCYYLFPPESFGSVLEDPVHALIYIFFMLGSCAFFSKTWIEVSGSSAKDVAKQLKEQHMVMRGYRETSMVHELNRYIPTAAAFGGVCVGSLTVLVDFLGAFCSVTEMLIAVSIIHQYLTIFVKEQIEKSQEDEDNASSAEHPQNSR; encoded by the exons ATGGGCC GTAAATTCTTGGAGGTAATGAAACCATTCTGTGCGGTGCTACCCGAGGTCCAGAAACCTGAAAGAAAG ATCCAGTTCAGTGAAAAGGTGCTATGGTCGTCAATTACTCTCTTCATCTTTCTTGAGGGTTCCCAG ATTCCCATCTTTGGCATAAGGTCCTTAAACTCTGCAGATCCATTCCATTGGATGAGAGCCATTCTGGCTTCAAAAAGAG GTACTCTGATGGAGCTGGGTATCTCACCTATTGTCACCTCAGGCCTGATAATGCAGCTGCTGGCTGGAGCTAAGATCATTGAAGTTGGAGACACCCCAAAGGATAGAGCGCTCTTTaatggagctcagaaat TGTTTGGGATGATCATCACCATCGGCCAGGCCATTGTTTATGTGATGACTGGCATGTATGGAGATCCATCAGAGATGGGTGCAGGGATCTGTTTGTTCATCATCATTCAG CTGTTTGTAGGAGGGCTGATTTTGCGGCTCCTGGATGAATTACTTGAAAAGGGCTATGGCCTTGATTCTAGGACCCCCCTGTTCATTGCCACCAATACCTGTGGGACCATCATGTGGAAGGCCTTTAGTCCCACCACTGTGAACACAGGAAATA ACACAGAACATGAGGGAGCAGTCATCGCTCTTTTTCACCTCCTCGCCACGAGGACTGACAAAGTGCGGGCTCTCCAGGAGGCCTTCTGCAGGCAGAACCTCCCCAACCTCATGAACCTCATCGCTACAGTGTTTGTCTTTGCTGTAGTTATATACTTGGAA GGATTCAGAATTGATCTGCCCATCAAATCTGCTCGCTACTTTGGCCAATATAACACATATCCCATCAAGCTTTTATACACCTCCTACATTCCCCTCTTCCTGCAGTCTGCTTTGGTCTCCAATCTGTATGTTATTTCCTATTTGCTTTTCACACGCTTCAGTGGAAATTTTCTGGTTGATCTGCTTGGAACGTGGTCC GAAGCTGGTGGCTCAGCCCGTATTAAGCCTGTCCGAGGACTTTGCTACTACCTCTTTCCACCAGAATCTTTTGGTTCTGTTCTAGAGGACCCAGTCCATGCACTAATTTACATCTTTTTCATGCTCGGCTCATGTGCCTTTTTCTCCAAAACTTGGATCGAAGTTTCAGGTTCTTCTGCAAAAGAT GTAGCGAAGCAGCTGAAGGAACAGCATATGGTGATGAGAGGATACAGAGAAACCTCAATGGTTCACGAACTGAACAG gtACATTCCAACAGCTGCTGCCTTTGGTGGAGTTTGCGTCGGCAGTTTAACGGTGTTGGTGGACTTCCTTGGTGCCTTTTGCTCCGTCACCGAGATGCTGATAGCTGTCAGCATCATCCACCAGTACTTAACAATCTTTGTGAAAGAACAAATTGAA AAATCCCAAGAGGATGAAGATAACGCCTCTTCAGCTGAACATCCTCAAAACTCCAGATAA
- the LOC116710307 gene encoding protein transport protein Sec61 subunit alpha-like isoform X2 gives MGRKFLEVMKPFCAVLPEVQKPERKIQFSEKVLWSSITLFIFLEGSQIPIFGIRSLNSADPFHWMRAILASKRGTLMELGISPIVTSGLIMQLLAGAKIIEVGDTPKDRALFNGAQKLFGMIITIGQAIVYVMTGMYGDPSEMGAGICLFIIIQLFVGGLILRLLDELLEKGYGLDSRTPLFIATNTCGTIMWKAFSPTTVNTGNNTEHEGAVIALFHLLATRTDKVRALQEAFCRQNLPNLMNLIATVFVFAVVIYLEVCCFLLFEAGGSARIKPVRGLCYYLFPPESFGSVLEDPVHALIYIFFMLGSCAFFSKTWIEVSGSSAKDVAKQLKEQHMVMRGYRETSMVHELNRYIPTAAAFGGVCVGSLTVLVDFLGAFCSVTEMLIAVSIIHQYLTIFVKEQIEKSQEDEDNASSAEHPQNSR, from the exons ATGGGCC GTAAATTCTTGGAGGTAATGAAACCATTCTGTGCGGTGCTACCCGAGGTCCAGAAACCTGAAAGAAAG ATCCAGTTCAGTGAAAAGGTGCTATGGTCGTCAATTACTCTCTTCATCTTTCTTGAGGGTTCCCAG ATTCCCATCTTTGGCATAAGGTCCTTAAACTCTGCAGATCCATTCCATTGGATGAGAGCCATTCTGGCTTCAAAAAGAG GTACTCTGATGGAGCTGGGTATCTCACCTATTGTCACCTCAGGCCTGATAATGCAGCTGCTGGCTGGAGCTAAGATCATTGAAGTTGGAGACACCCCAAAGGATAGAGCGCTCTTTaatggagctcagaaat TGTTTGGGATGATCATCACCATCGGCCAGGCCATTGTTTATGTGATGACTGGCATGTATGGAGATCCATCAGAGATGGGTGCAGGGATCTGTTTGTTCATCATCATTCAG CTGTTTGTAGGAGGGCTGATTTTGCGGCTCCTGGATGAATTACTTGAAAAGGGCTATGGCCTTGATTCTAGGACCCCCCTGTTCATTGCCACCAATACCTGTGGGACCATCATGTGGAAGGCCTTTAGTCCCACCACTGTGAACACAGGAAATA ACACAGAACATGAGGGAGCAGTCATCGCTCTTTTTCACCTCCTCGCCACGAGGACTGACAAAGTGCGGGCTCTCCAGGAGGCCTTCTGCAGGCAGAACCTCCCCAACCTCATGAACCTCATCGCTACAGTGTTTGTCTTTGCTGTAGTTATATACTTGGAAGTGTGTTGCTTTCTACTGTTT GAAGCTGGTGGCTCAGCCCGTATTAAGCCTGTCCGAGGACTTTGCTACTACCTCTTTCCACCAGAATCTTTTGGTTCTGTTCTAGAGGACCCAGTCCATGCACTAATTTACATCTTTTTCATGCTCGGCTCATGTGCCTTTTTCTCCAAAACTTGGATCGAAGTTTCAGGTTCTTCTGCAAAAGAT GTAGCGAAGCAGCTGAAGGAACAGCATATGGTGATGAGAGGATACAGAGAAACCTCAATGGTTCACGAACTGAACAG gtACATTCCAACAGCTGCTGCCTTTGGTGGAGTTTGCGTCGGCAGTTTAACGGTGTTGGTGGACTTCCTTGGTGCCTTTTGCTCCGTCACCGAGATGCTGATAGCTGTCAGCATCATCCACCAGTACTTAACAATCTTTGTGAAAGAACAAATTGAA AAATCCCAAGAGGATGAAGATAACGCCTCTTCAGCTGAACATCCTCAAAACTCCAGATAA